The genomic region CACCAGCGCGGTGACCGCCTCGACGTCGGGGCCGTCCTCGTGCATCGGCACGCTGAGCATCTCGATGCCCAGGTCGGCCAGCATCGAGAAGTGCCGGTCGTAGCCGGGCACCGGGCAGACGAACTTGACGACCGGCTCGTCCTTCCAGGCCCGCTCGGAGCCCGGCCCGCCCCACAGCAGCAGGAAGGTCAGGGCCTGGTGCATCATCGTCAGGCTCGAGTTGCCGCCGGCGAGCAGCTGCGCCGGCTCGACCTCCAGCAGCTCGGCGAAGATCTCCCGCAGCTCGGGCAGGCCCTCCAGGCCGCCGTAGTTGCGCACGTCGGTGCCGCTGCGGTCGGTGGTCGAGGTGGGCAGCCCCAGCAGCGCGTCGGAGAGGTCCAGCTGGTCGCTGGCCGGCTTGCCCCGGGTGAGGTCGAGTCGCAGGCCGCGCGCCTGCAGGGCGGTGTAGGCCTCCTGCCGGGCGGCCAGGAAGGTCGCGAGCTCGTCGGCGGACAGGGAGCGGAGCGGCGGACGCGGAGTCATGGGGACGATCCTGCCAGCCCAGCCGCGACGAGCCGATTTGGTCGCTCTCGCGTGGACGGCGTACTGTCCTGCTCGTAACCAGAGACCGCCGGTCGTCGCGCCACGCACGTGGGGTGACCGAAGGCTCCGAGTGATCGGGCGACCCGCGCAGGAGTACAGAGCCCCCCGTCTCGACGGGGTCCACGCCCTGAGCCTGCGCTCGGGGCGTTCGTCGTCTCGGGCCAGGCCCACCGGACCACGGTCTCACCGTCCGGAAGGAGACCCATGGCGCGGCCAGACAAGCAGGCAGCCGTCGCAGAGATCGTTGAGCAGTTCAACACCTCTGCTGGCGCTGTGCTGACCGACTACCGCGGTCTCACCGTGAAGGAGCTGCAGGACCTGCGGCGCTCCCTCGGCGAGAACGCCAACTACGCCGTGGTCAAGAACACGCTCGCCAAGATCGCCGCCAACCAGGTGGGCATCTCCGGCTTCGACGACATCCTGGTCGGCCCCACCGCCATCGCCTTCATCGAGGGTGACGTGGTCGAGGCCGCCAAGGGTCTGCGTGACTTTGCCAAGGCCAACCCCGCCCTGATCATCAAGGGCGGCATCCTGGACGGCAGCCCGCTCTCCGCGCAGGAGGTGGCCAAGCTGGCCGACCTCGAGTCGCGCGAGGTCCTCATGGGCAAGCTGGCCGGCGCGATGCTCGCGTCGCTCCAGAACGCCGTCTCCCTGTTCCAGGCCCCGATCGCCCAGGTCGCCCGTCTCGCGGGTGCGCTGGAGTCGAAGGCCGAGCAGGACCCCTCGATCCTCGCAGGTGGTGCCGGCACCCCGGCCGCCGCCGAGGAGGCCCCGGCTGCGGCCGAGGCCCCCGCCGACGAGGCCCCCGCTGCGGCGGAGACCTCCGACGAGGGCGACACCGCCGAGGCCTGAGCCAGTCGGCTCAGCACGGCAGCACACCACCTGAAACCCGGCCGATCCGCACCTGATCGGGTGCCGGCCACCTAACGGAAGGAACCGCCACCATGGCGAAGCTCAGCACCGACGAGCTCCTCGACGCGTTCAAGGAGATGACCCTCATCGAGCTCTCCGAGTTCGTGAAGCAGTTCGAGGAGACCTTCGACGTCACCGCCGCCGCCCCGG from Nocardioides salarius harbors:
- the rplJ gene encoding 50S ribosomal protein L10, translated to MARPDKQAAVAEIVEQFNTSAGAVLTDYRGLTVKELQDLRRSLGENANYAVVKNTLAKIAANQVGISGFDDILVGPTAIAFIEGDVVEAAKGLRDFAKANPALIIKGGILDGSPLSAQEVAKLADLESREVLMGKLAGAMLASLQNAVSLFQAPIAQVARLAGALESKAEQDPSILAGGAGTPAAAEEAPAAAEAPADEAPAAAETSDEGDTAEA